cAGCCACAAACAAAGAGAGTGTCTAATTTAGTTTCAATGTCATATGAACTTTATACCCATGTCCAATTATATGACCCCACCTGTAACATCCTGCAACCCTAttggctgtttgtgtgtgtgtgtatctgtaccaCACTGCAAGCCGATTGGCTTATTGTGTTTATTTGCAGCTCTTATTAACCTGCTGTTTGAGGGGGAGGAGTTAGAGCACCTGATGTCATTGTCTCCTGAAGAACTGTTGCTACGCTGGGTCAACCATCACCTAGGCAACGCTGGGGCCCAACCAATCAGCAACTTCAGCCAAGACATCaaggtaatacacacacacacagtcacatacgTACAgtcacgcgcgcacacacacacactgaaaataTGTTGTTTATGTATTAATGCTGTTGTTATACTGTAGGATTCCAGGGCATATTTCACCCTGTTGGACCAGATCTCACCTAAAGGAGAGGACATAGACGAGATGGCCATCCACATCGATATGACCGGCATCAATGTAAGTGCGTGTATATTCACATGTGCGTGTTCATGttttcatgcgtgtgtgtgtgtgtgttgccgttttcgtttgtgtgtgtgtgtataggagcGTGACGACGAACGCAGGGCAGAGATGATGCTTCGCCAGGCAGCCCGTCTGGACTGCAGACAGTTTGTGTCTCCTATGGATGTGGTGTCTGGCAACAGCAAGCTGAACCTGGCCTTCGTAGCCAACCTCTTCAACACACACCCGGCCCTGAAGAGGACTAACAGCAACAACATAGACACAGCACTCATagagggtgagctgcacacacacacacacacacacacacggccctgAAGAGGACTAACAGCAACAACATAGACACAGCACTCATagagggtgagctgcacacacacacacacacacccggccCTGAAGAGGACTAACAGCAACAACATAGACACAGCACTCATagagggtgagctgcacacacacacacacacacacacacacacacacacacacacacacacacacacacacacacacacacacacacacacacacacacacacacacacacacacacacagccctgaagAGGACTAACAGCAACAACATAGACACAGCACTCATagagggtgagctgcacacacacacacacacacacacacacacggccctgAAGAGGACTAACAGCAACAACATAGACACAGCACTCATagagggtgagctgcacacacacacacacacccggccCTGAAGAGGACTAACAGCAACAACATAGACACAGCACTCATAgagggtgaacacacacacacacacacacacacacacacacagccctgaagAGGACTAACAGCAACAACATAGACACAGCACTCATAGAGGgagagctgcacacacacacacacaaacacacacacaaacacacacacacacacggccctgAAGAGGACTAACAGCAACAACATAGACACAGCACTCATGGAAGGtgagctccacacacacacacacacacacacggccctgAAGAGGACTAACAGCAACAACATAGACACATCACTCTTAGACGatgagctacacacacacacacacacacaaacactctttctctctctcacagcacACTGTAATATGTGTAATGTTGTCCTAACAGGAGAATCCAGAGAGGAGAAAACATTCAGGAACTGGATGAACTCTCTGGGAGTTGCTCCCTATGTCAACCACCTCTACTGGTAcagtaaccacacacacacacagagagagagagagtatgcatgtgtgtgtgttgatgttttcatgtgttgattggtgtgtgtgtgttgatgtttgtgatgtttgtgtgtgtgtgtgattggtgaTGTTTGtgtgattggtgtgtgtgtgttgatgtttgtgatgtttgtgtgatgtttgtgatgtttgtgtgtgtgtgtgtgtgtgtgtgtgtgtgtgtgtgtgtgtgtgtgtgtgtgtgtgtgtgtgttgcagtgacCTGTGTGATGCGGTGGTGATTCTCCAGTTGTATGAGAAAGTCAACGTCCCTGTAGAGTGGAAAAAAGTCAACAGACCTCCATACTCTGCACTGGGCAGTAACATGaagaaggtacacacacacatactttatttgaatccaccAATCGAATTGACAAAAAAAAGGATACCAAACATTTCAAAGGTCGATGTATGAGTTGCACTACAGAAAGCACCTGCTTCTCCAAACAGCTAGGTTGCCCATGACAGCTGAAACAGACCAGTACCTAGCCAATTGCTTTGCCATAGTTTTTGTCAGGCTTCTCAGCAAAGGCCTGCTCCACATAGTCGTCCAATGAGCAGCCCACTTCCAAAACGAGCACCTACCCTGGCCTCCCCCACAACAAAAATATCCAGCGtatttggcacacacacacacacacacatgcacacacacagagactctttTATCAATATATTGTTGATGAAAATACAGAGGATTTCCAGGCattgtgttggtgtgtctgtgtgtgtagttggaGAACTGTACCTATGCGGTGGAACTGGGTCGGAATAAAGCTCGATTCTCATTGGTGGGAATTGGAGGAGTGAATCTGAACGAGGGAAGTCCCATGCACACACTGGCTCTGGTCTGGCAGCTGATGAGGAGGTATgtacagtacaaacacacacctttcCTTTTCACTTCGACATCTCTCTCACCTCTTACTATCCCTCTATCATCCCCCACCCCCCTCAGGTACACTCTCCAGGTGTTGTCTGATCTAGGAGATGGGGAGAAGATTGGAGACCAGATTATAATCAACTGGGTCAACACTCAGCTCAAAGAGGGAGGCAAGGACTCACAGATCAGCAGCTTCAAGGtgggtgtgtacgtgtgtgagtgAGCAGCGCATGTTGTGTTCATGTTCATCagctttaatgtgtgtgtgtgtgtcctgcaggATAAGCTGATCAGTACTAGTCTCCCAGTGATAgacttaatgtgtgtgtgtcctgcaggATAAGCTGATCAGTACTAGTCTCCCAGTGATAGACTTGTTAGACACCATCGCCCCCAAATCTATCAAAGAGGAGCTGGTGAAGAGAGGGGAGCTCAGCGATGCAGACAAGCTCAACAACGCCAAGTAAATAACCCCTGACCCGTAACCTCTGAACTCTAAATGACCTCGACCTCTAACCTCTTACTTCTGACTGACCTCTTTCCCTTCCCTTTTGTCTTCCTATAGGTACGCTATCACGGTATCCAGGAAGATTGGAGCCCGTGTCTACGCTCTGCCTGATGACCTGGTCGAGGTGAAACCCAAGATGGTTCTGACTGTGTTCGCGTGCCTGATGGGGAGGGGCATGAAGAAAGCTGACGGCTGAACACACACGCACTCAGACACACTAACATACACTAACAGCCTGTCCCAATTGGCTCCTTACCCTttaccctcttcctgtctccTGCACATCTAGTCTGTGATTAGATCAGTGTATATAATCGGAGCACAGCTCATTGTTCATTAAACATTTCTTTCATACTGATAGAAAGCGAGCGGTTATGTGCCTAGTGTGCTCAAGGAGGCACTGATGGATCATTTTAATATCTCTAAATTATGTTAATGTATTAATTCATTCTGCGTAAAAGAAACAACAGAATAGAATTATAAATCTATGTAGAGGAGGGGACATGAGGGGAcattcaatcacacacacacgcacacacgcagacatacacacaccttACAGAATTAACAGTACAGACACACTACAGACCTGTAAATGGCGTGTTATTCTCTTGACTTAGTCAACTCAATCTACCCGAAGATAACAGACTGACATTTTGTTCATGCAAATTGTGTGCGTGTGGGAGGGGTGGTGCATTTTTGAATACTCAATCATAAACACATATAATAAAACCCATTTAAGAAACACGTGTTTTTGACACCCTTCATCCGGGACTGCGATAAATGGAAACCAAGGAAACAAAGGAGAACTGTGTGTTGGAATGAGGTCAGTTAGCCTTGTGTGATTTGATGCATGATCTCAACTTCCATCTCACTAACAACGCTGGGATGTGACTTAGTCCATTTAATGCACAGTTACATCTTCCCCTCTTGCCTCAACTCCCACATTTCAACTGGCAGTGATTATTACTGTGCCACAGATACAGCTTTTTGGGGCTGAGCCTCAGAGGTGGAAACACAAACGGCAACATTTTGGAGCCAAACACTGGTGCTCAGCCTGATAATGGAAATAAACCACACGAGACCTACAAACTCTTAGAATATATACCACAAGAGACCTACAAGCTATTTGAATAAATACACAAGAGCTCTTAGAATAtgaagtaccagtcaaaagtttggacacacctactcattcaagggtttttctttatttatactattttctacattgtagaatagtgaagacatcaaaactatgaaataacacatatgctaatatgtagtaaccaaaaaggtgttaaacaaatcaaaatacattttgtattttagattcttcaaagtagccaccctttctttgccttgatgacagatttgcacactcttggcattctctcaaccagcttcacctggaatgcttttccaacagtattgaaagagttcccacatatgatgagcagtttttggctgcttttccttcactctgaagtccaactcatcccaaaccatctcaattgggttgaggttgggtgattgtgaaggccaggtcatctaatgcagcactccatcactatccttcttcgtcaaatagcccttacatagcctgaaGGTGtatttggtcattgttagtttGAAAaacatagtcccactaagcgcaaaccagatgggatggtatatctctacagaatgctgtggtagccatgctggttaagtgtgcctgcaaacttgatgattgagttggaggcgtgcatggccacgcagtcatgggtgaacagggagtacaggagaaggctgagaacgcacccttgtggggccccagtgttgaggatcagcagggtggagatgttgtttcctaccctcaccacctggggcggcccgtcagaaagtccaggacccagttgcacaggcctgggtcgagacccagggttgatgacgagtttggagggtactatggtgttaaatgctgagttgtagtcaatgaacaacattcttacattggtattcctcttgtccagacgggatagggcagtgtgcggtgtgatggcgattgcgtagtctgtggacctattggggcggtaagcaaattggagtgggtctggggtatcaggtagggtggaggggatatgatccttgactagtctctcaaagaactacatgatgacagaagtgagtgctacagggcgatagtcatttagttcagttaccttggctttcttgggaacaggaataatggtggccatcttgaagcatgtgggcacagcagactgggatagggattgattgaatatgtccataaacacaccagccagctggtctgcgcatgcactgaggacgcggctagggatgctgtctgggccggcagccttgcgagggttaacacgtttaaatgttttactcatgttggccacggagaagagcccacaggctttggtagcgggctATGTCAGTcgtactgtattgtcctcaaagcgagcaaagaagttgtttaatttgtctgggagcaagacgtcgatgtccacgatggggctggttttctttttgcagtccgtgattgactgtagaccctgccacatacgtctcgtgtttgagctgttgaattgtgactctactttgtctctatactgacactttgcttgtttgattgccttgctgagGGAATGGCTACACTGAtggtattcggtcatgtttccagtcgccttccCACCATgagtacaacatcaccgatgcacttgctaataaactcgctcaccgagtcaacGTATACGTCaattgtctgaggctacccggaacatatcccagtccacgtgatcgaagcaatcttgaagcgtggaatccgattggtcagaccagcgttggatagacctgagcatgggagtttcctgttttagtttctgtctataggctgggagcatcAAAATGGAGTCATGCTCAGATTTGCTgtagggagggctttgtatgcatcacggaagttagagtagcaatggtccagaatgctaccagcccgtgtcgcgcattcgatatgctgatagaatttaggaagtcTTGTTCTCAGATAAGATTTgtaaaaatccccagctacaataaatgcagccttaggatataaggtttccagtttacatagagtccagtgaagttctttcagggccgtcgaggtatctgcttggggggatatacacggctgtgactataatcaaagagaattctcttggtagataatgcagtcggcatttgattgtaaggaattctaggtcaggtgaacaaaaggacttgagttcctgtatgttgttatgatcacaccatgagTCAtgaatcataaggcatacaccccgccctcttcttaccagagagatgtttgtttctgtcggcgcgatgcgtgaataaaccgggtggctgtaccgactctgacaacgtatcccgagtgagccatgtttccgtgaaacagagaatgttacaatctctgatatcTCTCCGGAAGGCAACTTGTGCCCTAATTTCATCCACCTTGTTAACTAGAggttggacattggcgagtaatatgctcggaagcAGCGGATGGTGTGCTCGTCTTCTGAGTCTCTCCTGCGGCGAccacgttgttttgggtcggcctctgggataagatcccatgtccagggtggaggtccaaacagaggatccgcttcgggaaagtcgtattcctggtcgtaatgatgatAAGTTGACGtcgcttttatatccaatagttcttcccggctgtatgtaataacacttgaggttttctgggctaacaatatAAGAAATTATACATTACTAACAaattactgcatagtttccttaGGTCCTGAAGGacctgaagcgaggcgaccatctctgtcagcgccatTTTGCatgggtgactactttgaagaatctcaaatgtaaaatatattttgattcgtttaacacttttttggttactacatgatcccatatgtgttattactagttttgatgtcttcaatagtattgtacaatgtagaaaatagaaaaaagaaagaaaaacccttgaatgagtaggtgtgtccaaacttttgactggtactgtataatcaCAAGACATCTACAAACTCAGGCTAGTAGTCCAGATTCTCAATCTCAGAACCACCTGCAGAAGTAGACAGACATACACAGTTATATTGCACAGTAGAAAAAGGCCAATGTGATCATCATATTCAATAGGACATGCTGGACAATAACAGTAACATGCAAATATTTAGATTTTTTCTCCCCACAGATATCCTATTCAATTACTGGTATGTGAGTTCTGTACATCTGTACATTTTACATCATATCTGCTGCAGTTTCCTCAAGGGAGAGCCGTTTGCGTTTGTAACTTGTCCGAATCAAGACTGGACCTCTACAGTTGCCATAGCCAAACGTCACTTTGGAGCGAAAGATTTTAAACGGCTCCTTTGAGAAAGACTTGAGGGCCGAAATGTTGTCGTTTCTCTCATAACAGGGTACAATTTAGCCAGCTGTTTTTAAATAGAGCGTTTTGTGGACTGTTCACAGTCCCTGGTCTAAAGATGAAAGGCTTGGAAATGTCCGCTATGATACCTGCACTGCAGGAGCTAGCGAGGTGAGACTCGAGACTGCGCTGTCTATACGGTGGACATTGTTATTGTTTTGCTACTGTAGGTAACGTTAACTTAGCTAACATGCTAGCTAATGCTGGCTAACTTAGTACAGTTTTCCAACTGCTCCTCAAATTGTTTAGTAAAATAATTTAACAGTATGACATGATAAACGTCACGAATGCTAACTAGCTCGGTAGCTTGTTAATAGTACACTAAGCTAACTAATTAACTACATTGCTGTAACAACTTGTTGTCAATGCAGTAGGTTTAAAtattgcaaaaacaaagtgttggagaagaaagtaaaagtgcaatatgtgccatgtaagaaagctaactttTCAGTTCCTTACTCgggaacatgagaacatatgaaagctggtggttccttttaacatgagtgttcaatattcccaggtaagaagttttaggttgtagttattataggaattataggactatttctctctatacgatttgtattttatataccttcgactgttggatgttcttataggcactttagtattgccagtgtaacagtatagcttccgtccctctcctcgctcctccctgggctcgaaccaggaacacattgacaacaggcaccctcgaagcagtgttactccatgcagagcaaggggaacaaccactccaagtctcagagcgagtgacgtttgaaatgctattagcgcgcaccccgctaactagctagcaatttcacatcggttacaccagcctaatctcgggagttgataggcttgaattcataaacagcgcaatgcttgaagaattgcgaagagctgctgcctaccatcgctcagtcagactgctctatcaaaaatcaaatcatagacctaattataacataataacacacagaaatatgagcctttggtcattaatatggtcgaatccgaaaactatcatttagaaaacaaaacgtttattctttcagtgaaatacggaaccgttccgtattttatctaacgggtggcatccctatgtctaaatattgctgttacattgcacaaccttcaatgttatgtcataattatgtacaattctggcaaattaattacggcctttgttaggaataaatggacttcacacagttcacaacgagccaggcagcccaaactgttgcatataccctgactctgcttgcactgaacacaagaaaagtgacacaatttcccaagTTAtaagaaattaatgttagcaggcaatattaactaaatatgcaggtttaaaaatatatacttgtgtattgattttaaagaaaggtattgatgtttatggttcggtacattggtgcaacgacagtgcttttttttcGCAAAtacgcttgttaaatcatcactcgtttgtcgaagtaggctgtgattcgatgagaaattaacaggcaccgcatcgattatatgcaacgcaggacaagctagttaagctagtaatatcatcaaccatgtgtagttaactagtgattatgttaagattgattgttttttataagataagtttaatgctagcaggcaacttaccttggcttcttgctgccctcgcgtaacagctagtcagcctgccatgcaggctcctcgtggagtgcaatgtaaggcaggtggttagagagttggactagtaaccggaaggttgcaaaaacgaatccctgagctgacaaggtaaaaatctgtcgttctgcccctgttctctgtgtgtgtgtcagtgtgtgaagGGGTTTCTTTACACTGCCCTGAAGGCTGAGGTTGCCGTGGTGATgcaagagagggaggatggagaaacGCCTGCTAAGCGACCCTGTCTACCCATCACCCCCCTGGCCAGCAAGACCCCCGAAACTACCAGATGTGAGTCACATCTGATCTCAACTCTCTATATCACTCTAAATCCTACTGTCCATATCAACATGTTACCAactttatctctctgtgtgcgtAGTGAGGTGTGAGCGGCAGGCTGAATGACCTTCTGGCCTCTCTGGTGAACTGTGACCTTGACCCGACGACCCCTGAGCCTGACGAAGACCCTGAGAGCTCTGGAGGGACTCGCTCTGGATGGTATTAGCAGtctcagtatggggtccatttctctctctctgtattccaggtggatggtaacagtagtctcagtatggggtccatttctctctctctctgtattccaggtggatggtaacagtagtaCTTTCAGTATgtggtccatttctctctctctgtattccaggtggatggtaacagtagtactctcagtatggggtccatttctctcgctctgtattccaggtggatggtaacagtagtactctcagtatggggtccatttcaAGCAGTTGAAGCGCCTAGTGGAGTAGCCGTCATTCAGCCAGATCCTGATCCCTCTGCAGTCTGTCCTCATCCCCACACTGCCCTCTACTGGCCCTGCAAACACACTGCACCACAACGCATTCCCCGGACACTGGGCCTGCCTCCATGGCTTTGacgatactgtgtgtgtgggggggagaggtttgtctttctgtgtgtgtcgtgtcacatggtgtgtgtgtgtgggggggggaatagtttgtctttctgtgtctgtgtgtgtcgtgtcacatggtgtgtgtgtcgtgtcacatggtgtgtgtatgtgtggggggggggagtagtttgtctttctgtgtctgtgtcgtgccacatggtgtgtgtgtgtgtgtctcatgatgatgtgtgtgtataggtggagATCCTAGCCTCCCTCCAGGAGCCCAAGAAGATCGGCCTGAAGGGAAGTGATGGGAGGAGCTACACTGTGATGTGTAAACCTAAAGATGACCTCCGGAAAGACTGTCGCCTCATGGAGTTCAACTGCCTCATCAACAAGGTGTTTAACCTGTCACTTCTCCAACTGGCATCTGTACAACAACAGACTGCTGTAGCCCAGAGATATCAGAACACTTCagacttttgtgtgtgtgtgtgtgtgtgtgtgtgtgtgtgtgtgtgtgtgtgtgtgtgtgtgtgtgtgtgtgtgtgtgtgtgtgtgtgtgtgtgtgtgtgtgtgtgtgtgtgtagtgcctGCGTAAGGATGCAGAGTCCAGGAGGAGGGCGCTCCATATCCGTACATATGGTGTGATCCCACTGAATGAGGAGTGTGGCATCATCGAGTGGGTCAACAACACTGGAGGTCTCCGACACACTCTGACCACACCCTACTAAGAGAGaggtacacacactgaccacactCTACAAGGAGAGAGGTACACCCACTGACCACACTCTACAAGGAGAGAGGTACACCCACTGACCACACTCTACAAGGAGAGAGGTACACCCACTGACCACTCTACAAGGAGAGAGGTACACCCACTGACCACACTCTACTAggagacaggtacacacacacactgaccacaccCTACTAAGAGAGGggtacacacactgaccacactCTACAAGGAGAGAGGTACGCACACTGACCACACCCTACTAGGAGAgaggtacacacactgacctcactctactaggagagaggtacacacactgaccatactctactaggagagaggtacacacacactgaccatactCTACTAggagacaggtacacacacactgaccacactCTACAAGGAGAGaggtacacacactgaccacactCTACAAGGAGAGaggtacacacactgaccacactctactaggagagaggtacacacactgaccacacCCTACTGGAAGAGAGGTACAAACACTGACCACACTCTACTAGGAGAGaggtacacacactgaccacacCCTACTGGAAGAGAGGTACAAACACTGACCACACTCTACTAGGAGAGaggtacacacactgaccacacCCTACTGGAAGAGAGGTACAAACACTGACCACACTCTACTAGGAGAGaggtacacacactgaccacactctactaggagagaggtacacacactgaccacactctactaggagagaggtacacacactgaccacacactactaggagagaggtacacacactgaccacactctactaggagagaggtacacacactgaccacactctactaggagagaggtacacacactgacaacacacgCCACATACTCaataaaacgtgtgtgtgtgtaggtatccTGATGTCAGGTAAAGAGTTGAGGACGTTCATTCTTCCTCAGACTGCATCATTT
This is a stretch of genomic DNA from Oncorhynchus mykiss isolate Arlee chromosome 7, USDA_OmykA_1.1, whole genome shotgun sequence. It encodes these proteins:
- the LOC110528871 gene encoding plastin-1 translates to MANKVTQISREDLEELREAFNRIDTDNSGFVSDFELQELFREASFSMPGYRVRDIVEIFVAGDTNKDGKISFEEFVSIYQELKSKELSETFKKTIARREGIQSFGGLSGISSEGTQHSYSDEEKVAFVNWINKSLAKDEDCKHLLPMNPDGDSLFKSVKDGILLCKMINLSQSDTIDERVINTKKHTTFTMTENLMLAINSALSIGCTVVNIDAPDLMAGKPHLVLGLLWQIIKIGLFADIEISSNEALINLLFEGEELEHLMSLSPEELLLRWVNHHLGNAGAQPISNFSQDIKDSRAYFTLLDQISPKGEDIDEMAIHIDMTGINERDDERRAEMMLRQAARLDCRQFVSPMDVVSGNSKLNLAFVANLFNTHPALKRTNSNNIDTALIEGESREEKTFRNWMNSLGVAPYVNHLYCDLCDAVVILQLYEKVNVPVEWKKVNRPPYSALGSNMKKLENCTYAVELGRNKARFSLVGIGGVNLNEGSPMHTLALVWQLMRRYTLQVLSDLGDGEKIGDQIIINWVNTQLKEGGKDSQISSFKDKLISTSLPVIDLLDTIAPKSIKEELVKRGELSDADKLNNAKYAITVSRKIGARVYALPDDLVEVKPKMVLTVFACLMGRGMKKADG